A portion of the Trichomycterus rosablanca isolate fTriRos1 chromosome 17, fTriRos1.hap1, whole genome shotgun sequence genome contains these proteins:
- the LOC134331918 gene encoding keratin, type I cytoskeletal 19-like — protein sequence MANFTQRTYSSGPMGYSGGSMITQHRIGSMSSAPKAFSVYGGSGGSTRISSSISRGVSSGFSGGMGGGMGGGGFNLSAALDGESVHMNEKATMQNLNDRLASYLDKVRSLEAANAKLEMQIREYYEKKGPVAQRDYSAYWATINDLKEKIKNATIGNANILLQIDNSKLAADDFRTKFEHELMMRQSVEADIANLRRLLDQTTLTKADLEMQIEGLQDELAYLRKNHQEELAALRSQLSGTVNVEVDAAPQQDLNKVMEEIRAQYEAITDKHRRDQETWFNDKSAALNKEVTISTETIQTSKTEITDLRRTLQGLEIELQSQISMKAALEHTLAETEGRYSAMLQGFQNQINMLENELAQVRASIEQQGRDYTMLLDIKSRLEQEIATYRSLLEKEETRNPGVTQVTTTSTTVRTS from the exons ATGGCCAACTTTACTCAGCGCACATACAGCAGTGGCCCCATGGGCTACTCTGGAGGCTCCATGATCACCCAACATCGCATAGGCTCAATGTCCTCTGCACCTAAGGCCTTCAGTGTATACGGAGGCTCTGGAGGAAGCACCCGCATCTCCTCATCGATCTCAAGGGGTGTCTCTTCTGGCTTTAGTGGAGGCATGGGTGGAGGCATGGGTGGAGGTGGCTTCAACTTGTCCGCTGCCCTGGACGGTGAGAGCGTGCACATGAATGAAAAAGCCACCATGCAGAATCTGAACGATCGtctggcctcctacctggataAGGTTCGCTCACTGGAAGCTGCCAATGCTAAACTAGAGATGCAGATCCGTGAGTACTATGAGAAAAAAGGACCCGTCGCCCAGAGAGATTACAGCGCCTACTGGGCCACCATCAACGATCTGAAGGAGAAG ATCAAAAATGCCACAATTGGCAATGCCAACATCCTCCTGCAGATCGACAACTCAAAGTTGGCTGCTGATGACTTCAGAACAAA ATTCGAGCACGAGTTGATGATGAGGCAGTCTGTGGAGGCTGACATTGCCAACTTGCGACGCCTGCTTGACCAGACCACCCTGACCAAGGCTGACCTGGAGATGCAGATCGAAGGTCTCCAGGATGAGTTGGCCTACCTTAGGAAGAACCACCAAGAG GAACTGGCAGCTCTGAGATCTCAGCTGAGCGGTACAGTTAACGTTGAGGTAGACGCTGCTCCACAGCAAGACCTGAACAAGGTTATGGAGGAGATCCGCGCTCAGTACGAGGCCATCACTGATAAGCACCGCAGAGATCAAGAGACTTGGTTCAACGACAAG TCGGCAGCACTGAACAAGGAGGTGACCATCAGCACAGAGACCATTCAGACCTCCAAGACAGAGATCACAGACTTAAGACGCACCCTGCAGGGTCTGGAAATCGAACTCCAATCACAGATAAGCATG AAAGCGGCACTAGAACACACGCTAGCTGAAACAGAGGGCCGCTACAGTGCTATGCTGCAAGGTTTCCAGAACCAGATCAACATGCTCGAGAACGAGTTGGCTCAGGTCCGAGCCAGCATCGAGCAGCAGGGTCGTGACTACACTATGCTGCTGGATATCAAGAGCCGTCTCGAGCAGGAGATTGCCACCTACAGAAGCCTCCTGGAGAAGGAGGAGACCAG GAATCCTGGCGTAACACAGGTCACAACGACCTCCACCACAGTGCGCACCAGCTAA